The Candidatus Cetobacterium colombiensis genome includes the window TGAAATAACCTCTAAATTAGTAAGAGAAATAGAAGAGCTATTAGGTGAAAAAAGCATAGTTATAAGATAAAATTACACTTGTAATGTTATCTTGAATGATTTTTTAAATTATGTTAAAATAAGTGATAAAAAACTGATGGAGGAACTTATGAAAAAAGAAGAGTTTCAAATTGAAGATTTGATTAATGTACTAAGTGAGTGTGGACTTACTGAAATTAGTTATGAAGAAAATGAAAATTTAAAAATAAAAATAAAAAAATCTCCACAAAGAGAGATAGTAGTGCCTAAAGAAACTCCAAAACCATTAAAAGATGTAAATAAAAAAGAAGATAATATTAAAACAATTTTATCTCCAGGAATTGGAAAATATTTTTATAAAGAGATTGTAAAAGTAGGAGATAAAATAAAAGTAGGACAAGACTTAGGATATATCTATGTAATGGGATTAAAAACTCCTTTAAAATCTACAGTTGGGGGAGAAGTGACAGAGATTACTGTACAAGACGGTGGAGTAGTTGACTATGGAAAAGTATTATTAAAAGTAAAGGCCACAGCAAGATAATTGGGAGGATTTTATGTTTAAAAAAATATTAATTGCTAATAGAGGAGAAATAGCTGTAAGAATAATAAGAGCAGCAAAAGAGTTAGGAATAAAGACAGTTGCTGTATATTCAGAAGCAGATAAAGATAGTTTACATGTAAGATTGGCAGATGAAGCTGTATGTATAGGGGGGCCTTTAAGTACAGAATCATACTTGAAAATTCCTAATATATTAGCTGCAGCAGAAATAACAGGAGCTAATGCTATACATCCAGGATATGGATTTTTATCTGAAAATGCAAGATTTGCAAGAATTTGCCAAACTCACAATATAACATTTATTGGACCAAGCCCAGAAGCTATTGAAAGTATGGGGGATAAAGCTACAGCAAGAAAGACTGCAATTGAAAACCAAGTACCATTAACAAATGGAACTGGAATTATTAGAAGCATTGATGAAGCTAGAAAAGAAGTTGAAGAAAGAATAGGTTATCCTGTGATGATAA containing:
- a CDS encoding acetyl-CoA carboxylase biotin carboxyl carrier protein, producing the protein MKKEEFQIEDLINVLSECGLTEISYEENENLKIKIKKSPQREIVVPKETPKPLKDVNKKEDNIKTILSPGIGKYFYKEIVKVGDKIKVGQDLGYIYVMGLKTPLKSTVGGEVTEITVQDGGVVDYGKVLLKVKATAR